In Zalophus californianus isolate mZalCal1 chromosome 4, mZalCal1.pri.v2, whole genome shotgun sequence, the following proteins share a genomic window:
- the C1QTNF12 gene encoding adipolin encodes MRWAWAAATVLWLQVTLLGGIGARREPKRPRQPSQRTEPPTATASNSEGLLRSPKPPEVLGSEFSDAHMTWLNFVRRPDEGASKTRCRGRDKKSRGLSGPPGPPGPPGPPGPPGATVTQEALLREFQEMLKEATERRFLGLLGPLLPEGTGGRLVAEAFHCALKGPMVVDEKTLVELHGFQAPTAQGAFLRGSGLSLASGRFTAPVTAIFQFSASLHVDHRELQGRARPRARDTVRVLVCIESLCHRHTSLEAISGLESRGRVFTVHVEGLLQLQAGQYASVFVDNGSGTTLTIQSGSSFSGLLLGT; translated from the exons ATGCGCTGGGCTTGGGCCGCCGCCACGGTCCTCTGGCTGCAGGTCACGCTCCTTGGGGGCATCGGGGCGCGGCGGGAGCCCAAGAGGCCACGGCAGCCCAGCCAGCGCACAGAGCCCCCCACGGCCACCGCGTCCAACAGCGAGGGGCTGCTCCGCTCCCCCAAG CCACCTGAGGTCCTGGGGTCTGAGTTCTCAGACGCCCACATGACATGGCTGAACTTCGTCCGGCGGCCAGATGAGGGGGCCTCGAAGACACGGTGCCGGGGCCGGGACAAGAAGTCG cGAGGCCTCTCTGGCCCTCCCGGGCCCCCCGGACCCCCCGGGCCCCCCGGACCCCCCGGTGCTACAGTCACCCAGGAGGCCCTGCTGCGAGAGTTTCAGGAGATGCTGAAAG AGGCCACCGAGCGCCGGTTCTTGGGGCTGCTGGGCCCATTGCTGCCTGAGGGGACAGGGGGGCGGCTGGTGGCCGAGGCTTTCCACTGTGCACTGAAGGGCCCCATGGTGGTGGACGAGAAGACGCTGGTGGAGCTGCATGGCTTCCAGGCT CCCACGGCCCAGGGCGCCTTCCTGCGGGGGTCTGGCTTGAGCCTGGCCTCGGGCCGGTTCACAGCCCCAGTGACGGCCATCTTCCAGTTTTCCGCCAGCCTGCATGTGG ACCACAGGGAGCTGCAGGGCAGGGCGCGGCCGCGGGCTAGGGACACAGTGCGGGTGCTCGTCTGCATTGAGTCCCTGTGTCATCGACACAC GTCCCTGGAGGCCATCTCAGGCCTGGAGAGCCGAGGCAGGGTCTTCACCGTGCATGTGGAGGGGCTGCTGCAATTGCAG GCTGGACAGTATGCCTCCGTCTTTGTGGACAACGGCTCCGGGACAACCCTCACCATCCAGAGTGGCTCCAGCTTCTCCGGCCTGCTCCTGGGCACGTGA